CACTCCGAACACGCCACCTGACAGGCCTTGCAGCCGATGCAGGTGGTCACGTCGATCAGTTTCGCCACTTCCTGCTGATGGTTACGCGCCTGCGGGGCAGGCGTGAGTCCATTGGTCGCGGAGCGGCGGATAATGTCTTGAGATTGATAAGCCATATTCGTTCTCCTTACACCTTCTCGACGTTGACCAGGAACGCCTTAAATTCCGGCGTCTGCGTGTTGGCATCACCGACAAATGGCGTCAGGGTGTTGGCGATAAAGCCTTTTTTCGCCACGCCCTGATAACCCCAGTGAATCGGAATGCCGATGGTATCGACGATTTTGCCGTCAACGTTCAGTGGACGGATGCGTTTGGTGACCACCGCTTTGGCTTTGATATAGCCGCGATTGGAGCTCACTTTCACCGTATCGCCCTGCGCGATGCCGAGCTTGTTGGCCAGCTTCTCGCCGATCTCAATAAACTGTTCCGGCTGCGCGATGGCGTTGAGCCGCGCGTGTTTGGTCCAGTAATGGAAATGCTCGGTGAGACGATAGGTGGTGCCGACATACGGGAACTGCTCCGCCTGGCCCATCGACGCCAAATCGTCCTTGAACACGCGCGCCGCTGGATTGGACACCACGTTCGGGTGCAGCGGGTTGGTGCCAATCGGCGTTTCAAACGGCTCGTAGTGCTCAGGGAACGGACCTTCGGCCATTTTGTCGAGCGCAAACAGGCGGCCGAGACCTTCCGGCTGCATGATGAACGGCCCGACATCGCTGCCTGGCGCGGCGGCACTGTAATCCGGCACATCCATGCCGCCCCATTTGCTGCCATCCCACTTCAGGATCTGGCGTTTCGCATCCCACGGATTGCCTTGCGGGTCCGCCGAGGCGCGGTTGTAGAGGATGCGGCGATTGAGCGGCCACGCCCAGCTCCAGTTCAGCGTATTGCCAAGTCCGGTTGGGTCAGTGTTGTCACGGCGCGCCATTTGGTTGCCATCCGGCGTCCAGCTACCGGCGAAAATCCAGCAACCGCTGCTGGTGCTGCCGTCATCTTTCAGATGGGCAAAGGTGCTGAGCTGTTGGCCCTTCTTCACCAGCAGCGTGCCTTTGTCATCGAACACGTCGGCCAGCGCTTTGCCGTTGTTCTCCATCGCCACTTCTTCCGGCGCAGGATTGTCCGGCGTTTTGTAGTTCCAGCTCATGTTCAGCACCTGCTCTGGCAGCGCACCGCCTTCGCGCGCATACATTTCACGCAGACGCAGGTAGATCCCCGAGAGGATTTCGCCATCATTCAGCGCTTCGCCCGGCGCATCCTGGCCTTTCCAGTGCCACTGCAGCCAGCGGCCGGAGTTAACGATCGACCCGTTCTCTTCGGCGAAGCAGGTGGACGGCAGGCGGAACACTTCAGTTTGAATCTGCGACGGATCGACATCGTTGAACTCGTCGTGATTCTCCCAGAAGGTGGCGGTTTCGGTGTTGAGCGGGTCGATGGTGACCAGGAATTTCAGCTTCGATAGCGAAGCGATCACTTTGCGCTTGTTCGGGAACGACGCCACCGGGTTAAAGCCCTGGCACAGATAGCCGTTGACCTTGCCTTGCGACATCATCTCGAAGTACTGCAGCACGTCGTAACCTTTATCCCACTTCGGCAACCAGTCGAAGCCCCAGCTGTTTTCCGCCTGGGCTTTATCGCCGAAGAAGGCTTTCATCTGGCTGACAAAGAATTTCGGGTAGTTGCTCCAGTAGTTCACCTGATCCGGCAGCAGCGCTTTTGGCGTATTGGCAGCCAGATAGGTTTGCAGGTCGGCTTGTTTCTCCGACGGCAAGGTCATGTAACCCGGCAGGCTTTGCGACAGCAGGCCAAGATCGGTCAGTCCCTGAATGTTGGAGTGGCCGCGCAGCGCATTGATGCCGCCGCCAATCATGCCCATGTTGCCGAGCAGCAGCTGAATCATCGCCATGGTGCGGATGTTCTGCGCGCCTACCGAGTGTTGCGTCCAGCCGAGCGCATACAGGAACGAGGTGGTGCGGTCGCGCGCGCTGGTTTCGCCAATCAGTTCGCAAACGTGCAGGAAGTCCGCTTTTGGCGTACCGCAGATACGTTCGACAATCTCCGGCGTATAGCGGCTGACATGCTGCTTAAGCAGGTTCCACACGCAGCGTGGATGGGTGAGCGTGGTATCGCGCTTAGCGAAGCCGTCATCGCCCAGTTCGTAGTTCCAGCTGGTTTTGTCGTATTTGCGATTCTCTTCGTCGTAGCCGCTGAACAAGCCATCTTCAAAATGATAATCCTCACGCACGATCAGGCTGGCATTGGTATACGCCTGCACATATTCATGCTGGATTTTGTCATTTTGCAGCAGCCACAGCAGTACGCCCGACAGGAAGGTGATGTCGGTGCCCGAGCGAATCGGGGTATAGAAATCAGCGACCGATGCCGTACGCGTAAAGCGCGGATCGATAACGATCAGTTTGGCTTTGTTGTGAATCTTGGCTTCCATTGCCCAACGGAAACCGACAGGATGCGCTTCAGCCGCGTTCCCGCCCATCACAACGATCAGATTGGCATTACGGATGTCGACCCAGTGATTGGTCATCGCACCGCGACCAAATGTTGGAGCAAGACTTGCTACCGTTGGTCCGTGTCAAACGCGTGCCTGGTTGTCGACCGCTAACATGCCGAGCGATCGGGTAAATTTCTGGGTTAAATAGCCGGTTTCATTGCTGGATGCCGAAGCACACAACATACCGGTTGAGAGCCAACGGTTTACCGTCACGCCCGCGGCGTTCTGCGCGACAAAGTTTGCATCGCGGTCGGCTTTCATCAGTTTTGCGATGCGATCAAACGCATCGTCCCAGCTAATGCGCTGCCATTTATTTGAGCCTGGCGCGCGATATTCCGGGAATTGCAGACGGCTGTCGCTGTGGACAAAGTCGAGCAGGCCAGCGCCTTTTGGGCACAATGCGCCGCGACTCACCGGATGGTCCGGATCCCCTTCAATATGGAAAATGGTCTCTTTGGCGTTTTTCGCGCCGTCACCAAGGCTGTACATTAACAAGCCACAGC
The sequence above is drawn from the Pantoea nemavictus genome and encodes:
- the fdnG gene encoding formate dehydrogenase-N subunit alpha, with the protein product MNVSRRKFFKVCAGGMAGTTAALLGFAPEVALAETRQYKLLRARETRNTCTYCSVGCGLLMYSLGDGAKNAKETIFHIEGDPDHPVSRGALCPKGAGLLDFVHSDSRLQFPEYRAPGSNKWQRISWDDAFDRIAKLMKADRDANFVAQNAAGVTVNRWLSTGMLCASASSNETGYLTQKFTRSLGMLAVDNQARVUHGPTVASLAPTFGRGAMTNHWVDIRNANLIVVMGGNAAEAHPVGFRWAMEAKIHNKAKLIVIDPRFTRTASVADFYTPIRSGTDITFLSGVLLWLLQNDKIQHEYVQAYTNASLIVREDYHFEDGLFSGYDEENRKYDKTSWNYELGDDGFAKRDTTLTHPRCVWNLLKQHVSRYTPEIVERICGTPKADFLHVCELIGETSARDRTTSFLYALGWTQHSVGAQNIRTMAMIQLLLGNMGMIGGGINALRGHSNIQGLTDLGLLSQSLPGYMTLPSEKQADLQTYLAANTPKALLPDQVNYWSNYPKFFVSQMKAFFGDKAQAENSWGFDWLPKWDKGYDVLQYFEMMSQGKVNGYLCQGFNPVASFPNKRKVIASLSKLKFLVTIDPLNTETATFWENHDEFNDVDPSQIQTEVFRLPSTCFAEENGSIVNSGRWLQWHWKGQDAPGEALNDGEILSGIYLRLREMYAREGGALPEQVLNMSWNYKTPDNPAPEEVAMENNGKALADVFDDKGTLLVKKGQQLSTFAHLKDDGSTSSGCWIFAGSWTPDGNQMARRDNTDPTGLGNTLNWSWAWPLNRRILYNRASADPQGNPWDAKRQILKWDGSKWGGMDVPDYSAAAPGSDVGPFIMQPEGLGRLFALDKMAEGPFPEHYEPFETPIGTNPLHPNVVSNPAARVFKDDLASMGQAEQFPYVGTTYRLTEHFHYWTKHARLNAIAQPEQFIEIGEKLANKLGIAQGDTVKVSSNRGYIKAKAVVTKRIRPLNVDGKIVDTIGIPIHWGYQGVAKKGFIANTLTPFVGDANTQTPEFKAFLVNVEKV